In Synechococcus sp. RS9909, one genomic interval encodes:
- the frr gene encoding ribosome recycling factor has product MSQNDLETSMQKSVESTQRMFNTIRTGRANSSLLDRISVEYYGADTPLKSLATLSTPDSQTIQIQPFDLSALAAIEKAIAMSELGFTPNNDGKVIRINVPPLTEERRKEFCKLASKYAEEGKVALRNIRRDAIDKVKKQEKEGEISEDQSRDEQDKVQKLTDRFIAAIETHLADKEADILKV; this is encoded by the coding sequence ATGTCGCAGAACGATCTCGAAACCAGCATGCAGAAGTCGGTGGAATCCACCCAACGCATGTTCAACACGATCCGCACCGGTCGTGCCAATTCTTCGCTTCTCGACCGCATCAGTGTCGAGTACTACGGCGCCGACACCCCTCTGAAGTCGCTCGCCACCCTGTCGACGCCCGATTCACAGACGATTCAGATTCAGCCGTTCGATCTCAGCGCCCTGGCAGCGATTGAAAAAGCCATCGCCATGAGTGAACTGGGATTCACCCCCAACAACGACGGCAAGGTGATCCGCATCAATGTGCCTCCTCTCACCGAGGAGCGACGCAAGGAATTCTGCAAATTGGCCTCAAAATATGCCGAAGAGGGCAAAGTGGCTTTGCGCAACATCCGCCGCGATGCCATCGACAAAGTGAAGAAGCAGGAGAAAGAGGGTGAGATCTCTGAAGACCAGAGCCGCGATGAACAAGACAAGGTTCAGAAGCTGACGGATCGCTTCATCGCTGCCATCGAAACCCATCTCGCCGACAAAGAAGCGGACATCCTCAAGGTCTGA
- a CDS encoding NAD(P)/FAD-dependent oxidoreductase yields MSLSVAGLDADVLILGAGAAGGAAAFHLAAAGHRVLLLERDGNDRIKPCGGGMAASVQQWFPFPLAPAVEEVIRRVDFSWCLTDPVVAELPGSAPFWIVRRERLDQLLLEEAMAKGCRIERGFGVDDVQRDGEQWSVRSTDGRTVRGRAVVIADGSSSPWPARFGLGPSSLHMASTTSVRLQGRGSLQPGAARFEFGLVHHGFAWAFPIADGVNLGVGTFIGRQADSSDTILQQLLPDLGFAADAGLRQTASLRVWNGHERLDGDGILAVGDAASLCDPFLAEGLRPALMSGCEAATHLNRWLRGECSDLRGYSNGMRQRWGDSMAWGRRIAQVFYRFPKVGYQLGVKRPTAPQRIAQILSGEMGYGDIAQRVIRRLLLQRR; encoded by the coding sequence ATGAGCCTGTCGGTGGCCGGTCTTGATGCCGATGTTCTGATCCTCGGCGCCGGCGCCGCCGGAGGAGCGGCGGCTTTTCACCTCGCCGCTGCCGGCCATCGGGTGCTGCTGCTGGAGCGGGACGGGAACGACCGCATCAAACCCTGTGGCGGCGGCATGGCGGCCTCCGTGCAGCAGTGGTTTCCTTTTCCCCTCGCCCCGGCGGTGGAAGAGGTGATCCGACGCGTCGACTTCAGTTGGTGCCTCACGGATCCGGTGGTGGCCGAGCTACCCGGCAGCGCACCGTTCTGGATTGTGCGCCGGGAACGGCTGGATCAGCTGCTGCTAGAGGAGGCCATGGCCAAGGGATGCCGGATCGAGCGCGGCTTTGGCGTCGATGACGTCCAGCGGGACGGTGAGCAGTGGTCGGTGCGCTCCACGGACGGACGCACCGTGCGCGGCCGTGCGGTGGTGATCGCCGATGGCTCCAGCTCCCCCTGGCCAGCTCGGTTCGGGCTCGGACCCTCAAGCCTGCACATGGCCAGCACCACCTCGGTGCGCCTCCAGGGGCGGGGATCCCTACAACCCGGAGCGGCCCGATTTGAATTCGGCCTGGTGCATCACGGCTTCGCCTGGGCCTTTCCCATCGCCGATGGCGTCAATTTAGGGGTGGGAACCTTCATCGGGCGCCAGGCAGACAGCAGCGACACGATCCTGCAGCAGCTCCTGCCCGACCTGGGATTCGCCGCCGACGCAGGCCTGCGTCAGACCGCTTCCCTGCGGGTCTGGAACGGCCATGAGCGCCTCGATGGCGATGGAATCCTGGCCGTGGGGGATGCCGCCTCCCTCTGCGATCCCTTTCTCGCTGAAGGGCTGCGGCCAGCGCTGATGAGCGGCTGCGAAGCCGCCACCCACCTGAACCGCTGGTTGCGGGGAGAGTGCAGCGATCTGCGCGGCTACAGCAACGGCATGCGGCAACGCTGGGGCGACTCGATGGCCTGGGGACGACGCATCGCCCAGGTGTTCTATCGCTTTCCGAAGGTGGGGTATCAGCTCGGGGTCAAACGACCCACAGCACCCCAACGGATCGCCCAGATCCTCTCGGGTGAGATGGGCTATGGAGACATCGCCCAGCGGGTGATCCGGCGCCTGTTGTTGCAACGGCGTTAA
- a CDS encoding cryptochrome/deoxyribodipyrimidine photo-lyase family protein has translation MAVADQPLQLVWFKRDLRSVDHRPLALALERGPVLPLYIVEPQFWLQPDASARQWAFCREALEALQERLSALGQPLVVRVGDAVEVLERARLRLGVAALWSHEETGNAFTYARDRRVKAWARSHGIPWRECPQFGVIRGLRRREGWATRWQERMATPLTPEPLALPPLPAIQPGGLPSASDLGLTADPCPCRQRGGRPQAETVLQDFLQRRVQRYCGSISSPLTAFDGCSRLSPYLTWGCLSLREVVQASASLTCRGVRNFRSRLHWHCHFIQKLESEPAIEHRDFHPFMRDIRVWDAERYQAWAEGRTGLPFVDACMRALIAHGWINFRMRAMLMSVATYHLWLPWRDTGLHLARLFVDYEPGIHWSQCQMQSGSTSINTIRIYNPIKQGLDHDPKGVFIRRWCPELAHRPDVWLHEPWRGGGDHPAPIVDPDQAAREARDRIWAIRRAAGFDRIADAIQERHGSRRAGLTPTGGRGSRRRRRTDIADASMRQLSLQVEIDPA, from the coding sequence ATGGCGGTGGCCGATCAGCCCCTGCAGCTGGTCTGGTTCAAGCGGGATCTGCGTAGCGTTGATCACCGGCCGCTGGCCCTGGCTCTCGAGCGCGGTCCAGTGCTGCCCCTCTACATCGTTGAGCCGCAGTTCTGGTTGCAGCCTGATGCGTCTGCACGCCAGTGGGCGTTCTGTCGTGAGGCTCTGGAGGCCCTGCAGGAGCGTCTGTCTGCGCTGGGTCAGCCCCTCGTGGTGCGTGTGGGCGACGCGGTGGAGGTGCTGGAACGGGCTCGCCTGCGGCTCGGTGTGGCGGCGCTCTGGAGTCATGAAGAAACTGGCAATGCCTTCACCTATGCCCGGGATCGCCGGGTGAAGGCCTGGGCGCGCAGTCACGGCATCCCCTGGCGCGAGTGTCCCCAGTTCGGCGTGATTCGTGGGCTGCGCCGTCGCGAGGGCTGGGCGACCCGCTGGCAGGAGCGGATGGCGACGCCGCTCACGCCGGAGCCGCTTGCACTGCCGCCGCTGCCTGCGATTCAGCCCGGTGGTCTGCCCTCGGCTTCAGACCTGGGTCTGACGGCAGACCCCTGTCCCTGCCGTCAGCGCGGTGGTCGCCCCCAGGCTGAGACGGTGTTGCAGGATTTTCTTCAGCGTCGCGTTCAGCGCTACTGCGGCAGCATCTCCAGTCCGCTCACCGCCTTCGACGGCTGTTCCCGCCTGTCGCCCTATCTCACCTGGGGCTGCCTGTCGCTGCGGGAAGTGGTGCAGGCCAGTGCTTCCCTCACCTGCCGGGGGGTGCGCAACTTTCGCTCCCGCCTCCACTGGCACTGTCACTTCATCCAGAAGCTGGAGAGTGAGCCGGCGATCGAGCATCGCGATTTCCATCCCTTCATGCGCGACATCCGTGTCTGGGATGCGGAGCGTTATCAGGCCTGGGCCGAGGGGCGCACGGGCTTGCCGTTTGTGGATGCCTGCATGCGCGCCCTGATCGCCCATGGCTGGATCAATTTCCGCATGCGGGCGATGCTCATGTCAGTGGCCACCTATCACCTCTGGCTCCCCTGGAGGGACACCGGCCTCCATCTGGCCCGGTTGTTCGTGGATTACGAGCCCGGAATCCACTGGAGTCAGTGTCAGATGCAGTCCGGCAGCACATCGATCAACACGATCCGCATCTACAACCCGATCAAGCAGGGCCTCGATCACGATCCCAAGGGGGTATTCATCCGACGCTGGTGTCCGGAACTCGCCCATCGGCCCGATGTGTGGCTGCATGAGCCCTGGCGGGGCGGCGGCGATCACCCCGCCCCGATCGTGGATCCTGATCAGGCGGCCCGGGAGGCTCGGGACAGGATCTGGGCGATCCGCCGCGCCGCCGGTTTTGATCGCATCGCCGATGCGATCCAGGAACGCCATGGCTCCCGCCGGGCTGGGCTCACGCCGACGGGAGGCCGGGGCAGCCGCCGTCGGCGCCGGACTGACATCGCTGACGCGTCGATGCGTCAGCTCAGCCTCCAGGTCGAGATCGACCCGGCTTAA
- a CDS encoding Crp/Fnr family transcriptional regulator encodes MNALDTMRALAAKGESCTFNAGDVIFSAGDGGTSMFGVLEGSVRLNWLTEEGVEGYEVIEAGHVFGAGALVTPDHRRLGTAVAETSCRLIEMNREKFLFAVQEAPMFAIELLASVDERLRDLKLKAHT; translated from the coding sequence GTGAACGCTCTCGACACCATGCGTGCCCTCGCCGCCAAAGGCGAGTCCTGCACTTTCAACGCCGGTGATGTGATCTTCTCCGCCGGTGATGGCGGCACGTCGATGTTCGGGGTGCTGGAGGGCTCGGTGCGTCTGAACTGGCTCACCGAGGAAGGGGTTGAGGGGTATGAGGTGATCGAGGCTGGTCACGTGTTCGGTGCTGGCGCCCTGGTCACGCCGGATCACCGCCGACTCGGCACCGCCGTGGCGGAGACCTCCTGTCGCCTGATCGAAATGAACCGGGAGAAGTTCCTGTTTGCCGTGCAGGAAGCACCGATGTTCGCGATCGAACTGCTGGCGTCGGTGGATGAGCGCCTGCGTGATCTCAAGCTCAAGGCTCACACCTGA
- a CDS encoding transaldolase produces the protein MATLLEQLSAMTVVVADTGDLEAIRRFTPRDATTNPSLILAAAQIPAYQSLIDEALRSSRKLIGDNAPVEDVVHEALDEISVIFGKQILKIVPGRVSTEVDARLSYDTDATIAKGRKLIRLYNDAGISNDRVLIKIASTWEGIKAAEVLEKEGIHCNLTLLFGFAQAVACAEAGVTLISPFVGRILDWFKAETGRDSYPGPEDPGVLSVTRIFNYFKTYGYKTEVMGASFRNTDEIVELAGCDLLTISPKLLDQLRQSDAVLSRKLDGANPSSSEPQIQVDRERFDALMREDRMASDKLGEGIKGFSKAIETLEQQLAHRLAELEGGSAFRHAVQEIFLLNDMNGDGSITRDEWLGSDAVFDALDQDHDGRLTPDEVRQGLGAALSLTTA, from the coding sequence ATGGCCACCCTCCTCGAGCAGTTGTCCGCCATGACCGTTGTCGTGGCCGACACCGGTGACCTTGAGGCGATCCGTCGATTCACTCCCCGGGATGCCACCACGAATCCCTCGCTGATTCTTGCTGCTGCACAGATTCCCGCGTATCAGAGCCTGATCGATGAGGCCCTGCGTTCTTCCCGCAAGCTCATCGGTGACAACGCACCCGTGGAGGATGTGGTGCACGAGGCGCTGGATGAAATCAGTGTGATCTTCGGAAAGCAGATCCTCAAGATCGTTCCTGGCCGGGTGTCGACGGAAGTGGATGCGCGCCTCAGTTACGACACCGACGCCACGATCGCCAAGGGGCGCAAACTGATCCGGCTTTACAACGATGCCGGCATCAGCAACGACCGCGTGCTGATCAAGATCGCCTCCACCTGGGAGGGCATCAAGGCCGCCGAGGTTCTGGAGAAGGAAGGCATCCACTGCAACCTCACCTTGCTGTTCGGTTTCGCTCAGGCGGTGGCCTGCGCTGAAGCCGGCGTCACCCTGATCTCTCCCTTCGTCGGCCGCATTCTCGATTGGTTCAAAGCGGAGACGGGGCGCGATTCCTATCCGGGTCCGGAGGATCCCGGTGTGCTGTCGGTGACGCGGATCTTCAACTACTTCAAGACCTACGGCTACAAGACGGAGGTGATGGGGGCCAGCTTCCGCAACACCGACGAGATCGTGGAGCTGGCCGGGTGTGATCTGCTCACCATCTCCCCCAAGCTGCTCGATCAGCTGCGGCAGAGCGACGCCGTGCTGTCCCGCAAGCTGGATGGCGCCAACCCCTCCAGCAGCGAACCGCAGATTCAAGTGGACCGGGAGCGTTTCGATGCCCTGATGCGCGAGGACCGGATGGCGAGCGACAAACTGGGCGAGGGCATCAAGGGCTTCAGCAAGGCGATCGAAACCCTCGAACAGCAGCTCGCCCATCGCCTCGCCGAACTGGAGGGCGGCTCCGCCTTCCGCCATGCCGTGCAGGAGATCTTCCTGCTCAACGACATGAATGGGGATGGCTCGATCACGCGGGATGAATGGCTCGGCAGCGATGCCGTGTTCGATGCCCTGGATCAAGATCATGACGGCCGCCTCACGCCCGATGAGGTGCGTCAGGGGTTAGGGGCTGCCCTCTCGCTGACGACCGCTTGA
- a CDS encoding penicillin-binding protein 2, which produces MPVSTERRARPQQRPRQRVVRLEPVPAGRMRLVYALLCVGLVGLIGRMAWLQVVQSDALEARARSLQTQTTDPLGTRRPIVDRSGRLVALDEERFRLWAHPRYFNFPGDDPQLVRPPLDVARRLSGLLAVPMAELVKRMGDRPSGIRLAEAIDPETAAEIRRLGISGLDLEAYPYRVYPQGDLFANVVGFLNQERVPQAGLEQSRHDDLLRHEQSRSLRRGADGTPLPDNLSPGVFFGDDLRLQLTLDARLQQLAAKALTAQVKQWKAKKGVAIVMDVRNGELLALASTPTYDPNRYWAFAPGRFREWSVQDLYEPGSTFKPINLAIALQEGVIQPKGTVNDVGQLQIGGWPIFNHDRQANGVIDFPTVLQVSSNVGMVQAMRNLKPSLYWDWLERLGLEARPDTDLPGAQAGQLKTKEQFTGQPIEPATAAFGQGFSLTPLKLTQLHAMLANGGRLVSPHITRGLRSGDGLASSSPPKGQQLLKPEVTRAVMAWMESVVDQGSGKGAKTPGYRIGGKTGTAQKARNGVYIPGARICSFVATLPVNDPRFVVVVVVDEPQGGNAYGSTVAVPVAKQIIDGLLVLEQIPPQVSATAKPG; this is translated from the coding sequence ATGCCTGTTTCGACGGAGCGCCGGGCCCGTCCTCAGCAGCGGCCCCGTCAGCGGGTCGTGCGCCTCGAGCCCGTTCCCGCTGGCCGGATGCGCCTGGTGTACGCCCTCCTCTGCGTGGGGCTGGTGGGCCTGATCGGCAGGATGGCCTGGCTCCAGGTGGTGCAGAGTGATGCCCTGGAGGCCCGGGCCCGTTCCCTCCAGACCCAGACGACCGACCCCCTGGGGACGCGTCGACCGATCGTCGATCGCTCCGGCCGTTTGGTGGCGCTCGATGAGGAACGCTTTCGGCTCTGGGCCCATCCCCGTTACTTCAATTTTCCCGGCGACGATCCCCAGCTGGTGCGCCCTCCGCTTGATGTGGCCCGTCGCCTCTCGGGGTTGCTGGCCGTGCCGATGGCGGAGCTCGTGAAGCGCATGGGAGACCGCCCATCGGGCATCCGCCTGGCCGAGGCGATCGATCCGGAAACGGCGGCGGAAATCCGGCGTCTCGGTATCAGCGGTCTCGATCTCGAGGCCTATCCCTATCGGGTGTATCCCCAGGGAGATCTGTTCGCCAATGTGGTGGGCTTCCTCAATCAGGAGCGTGTGCCTCAGGCGGGTCTGGAGCAGAGCCGGCATGACGATCTGCTGCGCCATGAACAGTCGCGCAGCCTGCGCCGGGGCGCCGATGGCACGCCTCTGCCCGACAACCTCAGCCCCGGGGTGTTCTTCGGTGATGATCTGCGTTTGCAGCTCACCCTCGATGCCCGCCTGCAGCAGCTGGCGGCCAAGGCTCTCACCGCCCAGGTGAAGCAGTGGAAAGCCAAGAAAGGTGTGGCGATCGTGATGGATGTGCGCAACGGCGAACTGCTGGCGCTCGCCTCCACCCCCACCTACGACCCGAATCGCTACTGGGCGTTCGCTCCAGGGCGTTTCCGCGAGTGGTCGGTGCAGGATCTCTATGAACCAGGCTCCACGTTCAAGCCGATCAACCTGGCGATCGCCCTGCAGGAGGGGGTGATTCAACCGAAAGGAACGGTGAATGATGTGGGGCAGCTGCAGATCGGCGGTTGGCCGATCTTCAATCACGACCGCCAGGCCAATGGCGTGATCGATTTCCCCACCGTGCTCCAGGTGTCGAGCAACGTGGGGATGGTGCAGGCGATGCGCAACCTCAAGCCTTCCCTTTACTGGGACTGGTTGGAGCGGCTGGGGCTGGAAGCACGACCCGATACGGATCTGCCCGGTGCCCAGGCCGGTCAGCTGAAGACGAAAGAGCAGTTCACCGGTCAGCCGATCGAACCGGCCACCGCCGCTTTCGGTCAGGGCTTCTCCCTAACTCCCCTGAAACTCACCCAGCTGCACGCCATGCTGGCCAATGGCGGTCGCCTGGTCAGCCCCCACATCACCCGCGGTCTCCGCTCCGGCGATGGTCTGGCCAGCTCGAGTCCGCCGAAAGGTCAGCAGTTGCTCAAGCCTGAGGTCACCCGTGCCGTGATGGCCTGGATGGAGTCGGTGGTCGACCAGGGCAGTGGCAAAGGGGCCAAGACGCCGGGGTATCGCATCGGCGGCAAGACCGGCACGGCGCAGAAGGCGCGCAACGGCGTGTACATCCCCGGCGCCCGGATCTGCAGTTTTGTTGCCACCCTGCCGGTGAATGATCCACGCTTCGTGGTGGTGGTGGTGGTGGACGAACCGCAGGGCGGCAATGCCTATGGCTCCACGGTGGCCGTGCCCGTTGCCAAACAGATCATCGATGGTCTGCTGGTGCTGGAACAGATTCCACCTCAGGTGTCCGCCACCGCCAAACCCGGGTGA
- a CDS encoding CPBP family intramembrane glutamic endopeptidase, with product MTSPPIGRIASFKGFLAVLSLLLAVTVWIVGLMDSLRRPSVAPALSLQQQEMALLAGPALPEPVRPLLVGADPAQVLLESLQEIPLDRLDDRQRLLLAALETDAEQQRRLLTAPLGGAAWNPLQRALAEDSDRTSLSAAERRLLEMAPADPLLRQVSCLALGGTAQECQQPAVARSTARRLVLAELLPLLALLLGVGLLLRHLWLLWRGDLPRWPRLQVLPLSLIDMVLLVAGGFVVLGEVLLPLVVSPLTSWITRDLRGPLSQAAAVLVGYSALALPPLLIIKQQLGGLDRREAPEGGWLQWRLRPVGQGLLQGGRAWLMVMPPVAFTGWLMGRLLGDQGGSNPLLELVLRSRDGWALALLATTAVLLAPLFEEMVFRGVLLPVLGRSIGRSWSVFLSALIFAVAHLSIGELPPLLVLGLGLGLLRLSSGRLFPCVVMHAFWNGATFLNLILLA from the coding sequence TTGACCTCCCCTCCGATCGGACGCATCGCTTCCTTCAAAGGTTTCCTGGCCGTTCTGTCCCTGCTGCTGGCGGTGACCGTCTGGATTGTGGGGTTGATGGACAGCCTCCGTCGACCCTCGGTGGCCCCGGCTCTGTCGCTGCAGCAGCAGGAGATGGCCCTCCTGGCGGGGCCAGCCCTGCCGGAACCGGTCCGGCCTCTTCTGGTGGGGGCTGATCCTGCCCAGGTCCTCCTGGAGTCTCTGCAGGAGATTCCGCTGGATCGCCTCGATGATCGTCAGCGTCTGCTGCTGGCCGCCCTCGAGACCGATGCGGAGCAGCAACGTCGGCTGTTGACAGCTCCCCTGGGCGGTGCTGCATGGAATCCGCTTCAGCGGGCCCTGGCGGAGGATTCAGACCGGACCAGTCTCTCGGCGGCGGAACGGCGGCTCCTGGAGATGGCTCCGGCGGACCCGCTGCTCCGGCAGGTGAGCTGTCTGGCCTTGGGCGGTACGGCACAGGAGTGTCAGCAGCCCGCAGTCGCCCGCTCCACCGCCCGGCGTCTGGTGTTGGCGGAGCTTCTTCCCCTGCTCGCGCTGCTGTTGGGTGTCGGTCTGCTCCTGCGCCATCTCTGGTTGCTGTGGCGTGGTGACCTACCGCGCTGGCCCCGGCTTCAGGTGCTGCCCCTCAGTCTCATCGACATGGTGCTGCTGGTGGCCGGGGGCTTCGTGGTGCTTGGTGAAGTGCTGCTGCCTCTTGTGGTCAGTCCGCTCACAAGCTGGATCACGCGCGATCTCCGCGGCCCCCTCAGCCAGGCTGCCGCCGTTCTCGTGGGCTACTCCGCACTGGCCTTGCCGCCCCTGCTGATCATCAAGCAGCAGCTCGGCGGTCTCGATCGCCGCGAAGCGCCGGAGGGAGGCTGGCTGCAGTGGCGGCTCCGGCCGGTGGGCCAGGGCCTGTTGCAGGGAGGAAGGGCCTGGTTGATGGTGATGCCTCCGGTGGCCTTCACCGGTTGGTTGATGGGGCGCCTGCTCGGTGATCAGGGGGGGAGCAACCCTCTGCTGGAGCTGGTGTTGCGTAGTCGGGATGGCTGGGCCCTGGCCCTCCTGGCCACCACCGCGGTGCTGCTGGCTCCCCTGTTTGAGGAAATGGTGTTCCGCGGCGTGCTGCTCCCGGTGCTGGGGCGCAGCATCGGTCGTAGTTGGAGCGTGTTTCTGAGTGCGCTCATCTTTGCTGTGGCCCATCTCAGCATCGGTGAGTTGCCGCCGCTGCTCGTGCTCGGGTTAGGGCTTGGGCTTCTCAGGCTGAGCAGCGGTCGACTCTTCCCCTGCGTGGTGATGCATGCCTTCTGGAACGGCGCCACCTTCCTCAATCTGATTCTCCTGGCCTGA
- a CDS encoding histidine phosphatase family protein has translation MTLRLLLVRHGLSSFNVERRIQGRNDLSVLTSEGEEQARRTGQALIDLRLDAVYSSPLQRAAATTAAILGVRSDHLQPVLDEGLLEVDLEPWSGLSADERAQRDPESYQAWRLRPEELELTRADGSRYRPIPDLMEQARRFLQTLLQRHPVDGDSTVLVVGHNAILRCLILVLLGEPERGFRRLQLDNASLSVFNLQPSGEGHSVQIECLNNSSHLGQPLPAKGKGARLVLVRHGETNWNRDGRFQGQIDIPLNANGHAQAEAARAFLAPVPLQRAYSSSMSRPRQTAEGILRSHPGVPLTVTGGLVEIGHGLWEGKLEAEIQAQWGDLLAEWKRSPHTVQMPEGETIQQVWERSVHTWTTIAASLDPEETALVVAHDAVNKTILCHLLGLSPADIWAVKQGNGGVTVIDMPVDPGQPAVVTCLNLTSHLGGVLDRTAAGAL, from the coding sequence GTGACCTTGCGTCTTCTCCTGGTTCGCCATGGCCTGAGCAGTTTCAATGTCGAGCGGCGCATTCAGGGCCGCAACGACCTCTCGGTGCTGACGAGCGAAGGGGAGGAGCAGGCCCGTCGCACCGGCCAGGCCCTGATCGATCTCCGCCTCGACGCTGTCTACAGCTCGCCGCTTCAACGGGCCGCAGCCACCACCGCCGCGATCCTGGGCGTGCGCAGCGACCACCTGCAACCGGTGCTGGATGAGGGACTGCTGGAAGTCGATCTGGAACCCTGGAGCGGACTGAGCGCCGATGAGCGCGCCCAACGCGATCCGGAGTCTTACCAGGCCTGGAGGCTCCGGCCGGAAGAGCTGGAGCTCACCCGGGCGGATGGCAGCCGCTATCGCCCGATCCCCGACCTGATGGAGCAGGCGCGCCGCTTCCTTCAGACCCTGCTGCAACGCCATCCAGTGGATGGCGACAGCACTGTTCTGGTGGTGGGACACAACGCGATCCTGCGCTGCCTGATCCTGGTGCTGCTGGGAGAACCGGAGCGTGGCTTCCGACGCCTGCAACTCGACAATGCCTCCCTGTCGGTCTTCAACCTCCAGCCGAGCGGCGAGGGGCACAGCGTTCAGATCGAGTGCCTCAACAACAGCAGCCATCTCGGTCAGCCCTTGCCGGCCAAGGGCAAGGGCGCCCGTCTTGTGCTCGTCCGCCACGGTGAAACGAACTGGAACCGGGATGGCCGCTTCCAGGGACAGATCGACATCCCCCTCAACGCCAACGGCCACGCCCAGGCGGAAGCGGCCCGCGCCTTCCTCGCACCCGTGCCGCTGCAACGGGCCTACAGCAGCTCCATGTCACGTCCCCGTCAGACGGCGGAGGGCATTCTTCGTTCCCACCCCGGGGTGCCCCTCACCGTGACCGGGGGGTTGGTGGAGATCGGCCACGGACTCTGGGAAGGCAAGTTGGAAGCGGAGATTCAGGCCCAGTGGGGCGACCTGCTGGCGGAATGGAAACGCTCGCCGCACACAGTGCAGATGCCGGAGGGGGAAACCATCCAACAGGTGTGGGAACGGTCGGTGCACACCTGGACCACGATCGCCGCGAGCCTGGATCCAGAAGAAACGGCCCTGGTGGTGGCCCACGACGCCGTGAACAAAACGATCCTCTGCCACCTGCTCGGCCTGTCCCCCGCCGACATCTGGGCGGTGAAACAGGGGAACGGCGGCGTCACCGTGATCGACATGCCCGTCGACCCTGGCCAGCCTGCGGTGGTGACCTGTCTGAATCTCACCTCCCACCTGGGAGGCGTACTCGACCGCACGGCCGCAGGAGCCCTCTGA
- a CDS encoding dihydroorotase, translated as MPHSMLLDPVRILIGSDQDPIEQGAALIRDGALVGFGDDARHWAQRDGLEAQARPKALLAPLLVDPHSVLEQPLNGQAETLESLCRAAARAGYGQVALLPRAESWRDRVERLQGVQRPELGVRLHLWGGFSWGGRGEQFSAHGDLLEHGAIGLADDDHCPPIPLLQRALVLGEMGTAPLLLAPRDPQIQVDGMVREGVETLRAGWPPDPVASETLPLGQLLELQRQHPERRLCLMNLSTAAGVNQLGAAAVQPQASVCWWHLVADNGSLQPTETGWCITPSLGGPEDRQALIDALERGTLAAVAVHAVPLDEEDCLLPPGERRPGLAGHQLVLPALWQELVNVRGWSVRQLWNALSFGPSRLLGQAEERLEIGSNRWLLFDPQQRWRQSRRSTDSPLAANQPWEGRELVGQVTACGLTTPETHCD; from the coding sequence ATGCCGCACTCCATGCTGCTGGATCCGGTCCGGATCCTGATCGGCAGCGACCAGGATCCGATTGAACAGGGCGCCGCCCTGATCCGCGACGGTGCGCTGGTGGGCTTCGGTGACGACGCCAGACACTGGGCCCAGCGGGACGGCCTCGAAGCCCAGGCCAGGCCCAAGGCGCTCCTGGCACCTTTGCTGGTCGATCCCCACTCCGTTCTTGAGCAGCCCCTCAACGGCCAAGCGGAAACGCTGGAGAGCCTGTGCCGTGCCGCCGCTCGGGCGGGCTACGGCCAGGTGGCCCTGCTGCCGCGGGCCGAATCCTGGCGCGACAGGGTCGAGCGGCTCCAGGGAGTCCAACGCCCTGAGCTGGGGGTGCGGCTGCATCTCTGGGGCGGATTCAGTTGGGGCGGACGCGGTGAGCAGTTCTCCGCCCATGGTGACCTGCTGGAGCATGGCGCCATCGGCCTCGCCGACGATGACCACTGCCCGCCGATTCCCCTGCTGCAGCGGGCCCTGGTGCTGGGAGAGATGGGCACGGCCCCGCTGCTGCTGGCGCCACGCGACCCCCAGATCCAAGTGGACGGCATGGTGCGCGAAGGCGTGGAGACCCTGCGGGCCGGCTGGCCCCCGGATCCGGTCGCCAGTGAAACCCTGCCCCTGGGCCAGCTGCTCGAACTGCAGCGCCAGCATCCGGAGCGCCGTCTCTGCCTGATGAACCTGTCCACGGCCGCCGGTGTCAACCAGCTGGGGGCGGCGGCCGTGCAACCGCAAGCCAGCGTCTGCTGGTGGCACCTCGTGGCCGACAACGGCAGCCTCCAGCCCACGGAGACCGGCTGGTGCATCACCCCCTCGCTGGGGGGCCCGGAAGACCGGCAGGCCCTGATCGACGCGTTGGAGCGGGGCACCCTGGCTGCCGTGGCGGTGCACGCGGTGCCGCTCGACGAGGAAGACTGCCTGCTGCCGCCCGGAGAACGCCGCCCAGGCCTGGCGGGACACCAACTGGTGCTGCCGGCCCTGTGGCAGGAGCTGGTCAACGTCCGTGGCTGGTCGGTGCGTCAACTCTGGAACGCACTCAGTTTCGGCCCCTCCCGCCTGCTCGGGCAGGCGGAGGAGCGACTGGAGATCGGCAGCAACCGCTGGCTGCTGTTCGACCCCCAGCAGCGCTGGCGCCAGTCGCGTCGGTCAACCGATTCACCCCTGGCGGCCAATCAACCGTGGGAAGGGCGGGAGTTGGTGGGCCAGGTGACGGCCTGCGGTCTTACGACCCCAGAGACCCACTGCGATTGA